DNA from Campylobacter concisus:
GCAAAATTTGACCTGCGCTCCTGCCATCAAAGCCGCATTTGCAGTGGCTGCAAAGGTGATAGGCGTCGTGATCACTTCATCGCCAGCCTTTACGCCTAGGCTAAGATAGGCTACGTGCAGAGCCGAAGTGGCTGAGTTCATAACGACAACATGCTTTACACCAACATACTTTGCCAGCTCCTCTTCAAAGCTACTGACCTTTTGGCCACCTGTTAAGATGTCGTCTCTTAGCGCATCTGCTACTACCTTAATATCTTCTTCTGTGATCTGCTGGCGGCTGTAAGGTATCATTTGCCGTCCCCTATCATCTCAAGAAGGCCTGCTCTATCGAGCCAAATTTTATTTGTATTTGAGCTATATTCAAAGTCCTCGCTCACTGGTTTGCCCTTTTGATGAAGAGCATTTGTCGAGAAGTCCTGCGCCATTGTGAACTGAATAGACGGGCTTATCACGTAATAATCATCAAATTCATAGGTTAAATGCGCGTCATCTCTTGATATCATCATCTCATGCATCTTTTCCCCTGGGCGAATGCCGATGATCTTTATGCCAAGGTCTGGTGCAAGGGCTTTTGCAAGATCGACCATCGTCATCGACGGGATCTTTGGTATGAAAATTTCACCGCCCTTCATCCTTTCAAAGTTTTTAAGGACGAAATTTACGCCTTGCTCAAGCGTGATCCAAAACCTAGTCATCTTTTCGTGAGTGACTGGCAGCTCTTGTTCCCCTTGTGCGATCAGCTTTTTAAAGAGCGGCACCACGGAGCCACGTGAACCAACGACGTTTCCATATCTTACGACGCTAAATCTCGTCTTTTTCTCGCCTACGATGTTGTTTGCAGCGACAAAGAGCTTATCGCTGGCTAGCTTTGTGGCTCCATATAAATTTACAGGGTTGCATGCCTTGTCAGTTGAGAGCGCGATCACTTTGCTAACGCCGCACTCCAAAGAGGCGTCGATGACGTTTTGAGCGCCATCTATGTTAGTTTTTATGCACTCCATTGGGTTGTATTCTGCGATTGGTACGTGTTTCATCGCAGCCGCGTGGATGACGTAGTCTATGCCGTTCATCGCAGTTCTTAAGCGCTTATAGTCCCTCACGTCGCCGATGAAAAAACGCATAGCCTTATCTTTAAACATTTGGGCCATTTCGTACTGCTTTAGCTCGTCGCGTGAGTAGATAACTAGCCTTTTTGGCTTATATTTTTTTAACAAAATTTCGGTGTACTTTTTACCAAAACTTCCTGTTCCGCCGGTGATCAATATCGATTTGTTGTTAAACATTTTGCACCTTTTTGCTAGTCATTTTTGATTTATAAATGGCTAATTAGAGTTAATTTTTATAAATTTTTAAGCAAAAGCTGTGCCAAATTTAAAATTTGTTTATCAAAGCTTCGCTCTTTCTAGCTTCTATTTCGTCAAAATTTCGTTATTGTTTAGGGTTTTTATAAAAAGTGGGCGATAAATTTAGCCTTTGCAAGGTCGCAAAGGCATGAAAATTATTTTAAAATTCTAGGCAGCGTGATGCCTTCTTGAGCTTGGTATTTGCCGTTTTTATCAGCATAAGTCACCTCGCAAGGCTCATCACCCTCTATAAATAGCACCTGTGCGATGCCCTCGTTTGCGTAGATCTTCGCAGGAAGCGGCGTCGTATTTGAAATTTCTATCGTGATATGCCCCTTAAATCCCGGCTCAAAAGGCGTCACATTTACGATGATGCCGCACCTTGCGTATGTACTCTTGCCAAGACAGATCGCTAGCACGTTATCAGGCATGTTAAAGTACTCGACCGTGCGTGCCAAAGCAAAAGAATTTGGCGGCACTATGCAGACATCGCCCTTAAAATCAACCACATTTTTCTCATCAAAATTCTTTGGATCAACGACAGTTCCGCCGATATTTGTGAAAATTTTAAACTCATCGCCCACACGGATATCATAGCCGTAGCTAGAAACACCGTAACTAACGACACCACGCCCCACTTGCTCCTCGGCAAATGGCACGATCATCTTCTTTTCAACCGACATTTTCCTTATCCAAGAGTCTGCTTTTAAACCCATTTTTGCTCCTTTTTTAGGGCGATTATAACGCTTTGCGTCTTTAAAGTAAATTTAATGGCACTTTGCAGTAAAACTAGTATAATTTTGAGAGCAAAATTTCATAAAGGACAAAAATGCAAGAGAGAAATGCCGAAACTTTCACAGGAGAACGCGCGATGTTTGGGGCAAAAGGGGTGAAATTTACAAACTGCATCTTTGAAGATGGCGAGTCGCCGTTAAAACACAGCTCAAATTTAAAGCTAAACGAGTGCGTTTTTGCCTACAAATATCCACTTTGGTACGCAAGCGACATCACGCTAAATAGCGGCTATCTCGAGCCTCTAGCAAGAGCTGGCATGTGGTACAGCAAAAATTTAAGCTTTAAAGACGTGCTCATAAACGCTCCAAAAAGCTTTAGAAAAAGCTCGCAAATTTTACTAGAAAATGTAAATTTCTCAGACGCTAGCGAGACACTTTGGGGATGTGTGGACGTAAAGCTTAAAAATGTCTTTGCAAGGGGGGATTATTTCGCGGCAAATAGTGAAAATTTAGAGGTTGATGGGCTAAGCTTAGACGGCAACTACTGCTTTGATGGCTGCAAAAATCTTCGCATCACAAACTCAAAGCTCATATCAAAAGATGCCTTTTGGAACTGCGAAAACGTGCTCGCGCAAAACTGCCTCATCTCAGGCGAATACCTAGCCTGGAATGCAAAAAATGTGACGCTCGTAAACTGCACGATAAAGAGCTTGCAAGCACTTTGCTACGTAGAAAATTTGGTCGTAAAAGATTGCATTTTTATGGATACTAGCCTTGCTTTTGAGTATTCAAGCCTCAATGTTAGCACAAAAAGCACGGTAAAAAGTGTGAAAAATCCAAAAAGTGGCGTTATAAGAGCTGGCAAGATAGAGGAGATCATCATAGACGGCAGTTTGGTTGATACGAGCAAGATAGAGATCATCACGGATGAAATTTAGCCAAAATTTGAAGGGATAATATGCAAAATGAAAAATTTAGAGCGAAATTTAGTATAAAAAATGATGCTAAATTTAAAAAACTGCTACACGAAGTCTCGCGCACCGTCTATAAAAAGAATAAATTTGTATTTTTAATGAGGGCGATCGAGCTGCCATTTGCTGTGCTATGCGGAGTAGCTATGGTCGCGCTTTTTGACATTTCTGGGCACGAGTTAATAGTATATTCTGATATGGACGATATCTCTACTTTGGCAAGAAATTTAGCCATCGTTTTGTGCGTTGGCGTGATCTTGCTTTATATTTACGCGGCCGTAGTTAAGCCGGTTTTATTTACTAGAGCCATTTACTCAAACATCGATGTTGAGCGCGAACAAGAGATCGTTATATATGATGATGAGGTCTTGTTTGTCACAGCGACAAGTACGGTTCATTTTTCGTTTAGTGCATTTCTTGGTACTTGCGAAACTGATGATTTTCTAGCTTTGATCTTAAAAGAAGGCAGCTTCTTGCAGATCCCAAAAGAGTCACTAAATGAAAAAGCGCAAGAAATTTTGGAATTTCTAAAAGAAAAGATAGGCTGAATTTAGTGAAATATTTTTGGATGTTTTGAATTAAAAACCATACAAATTTACCATGCCAGCAAATTTGTTGGCTGTATTCAAACAAAATTCTCTAAAAACATAGATATTATTGCTTTAGCGATACCAAACATCAATCTTTCAGCGATAAATTTTAATATTAAAATAATTAATTGACGTCTAAAAAGATATCTAAATACTATTTTGTTGATAGCTGGCTTTAGATCAGCACCAATAAACACATCTTTTGGAGTTGTGCCTGCATCCCAAATGTTTTGAAGTAGTTGAGATAAGATAGTTTCAGTTAGTGCTGCTGGAGTGCCTTTCCAATCGCCTGAGCTATCAAATGCTACAACATTGCCACGCTTACCACTTGCAAATGCAGCCGCACCTTTAGCCAAGAAATAAAATAAGCCTGCCATTTCGCCAGCTGTTGCGTCAGTTCTAACGCTCGGTGCTTTAAACACGCTCTTTTTAACATCAGCATCACGACCAAGACCAAAAATAGCATACTCCATATCTAGCTTATGCTCTTTTGCTCTTTTAGCTGTCTCACGCTCTAGCTCTTTACCGCCATAAGTTGCCACTGCTTGCATACTTCTTGAAACGCTAACGTTTGAAGTAAAAATTTGCACTGCGTTTGAGGTTTTTTGCACGCTTGATTTGATCTGATCGTCAAAGTCAGAAATCTCTAGCTGTGCGTTTTTCTTTGGCGCAGCTAAGCTGTCAGTTAGCCAGGAGTGCTCTATGCCTTTAACACTTGAAGTGCCAATAAGTTTAAGTATAGGCGTCTCGTCAGCACCTATTAAAATTATTTTGTCATATACCGAAGGCTTTAGCCCTTCTCTTTTTGTTGCTGGGGCTTGAAACCCAGTTGTAGTTATTGCCATTTCTTTGCTCCTTTTATGCAATTTAATGGCAATTTATCATTAACGGCTGTGCCAAATCTACCCAATTTTGGCAAAGTTAGAATATTTTTTGTTTTTTTGAAAAGAGAGTAAGCCCTAAATATAGGGCTTTTTAATTATTATTGGAGTTTTTAGTAGATATATGGCTAATTTTTACACCTTGACTAATTTTATTTTTAGTTAGTCTATTTACCGCTTTAGCTTTTACTCCGTCGCTTATGTCTTTGTTTAATAAGACTTTCTTAACTAAGCCTACTACTTTATTACTACTATTGTCTATCGCATCAAGTAGCTTAAGCTTTGGGTTTTCAAACTTCGCAACTCATTTAAAAAATAATAAAAACATTGTTAAAATTCCAAAAAAAATTATATCAAATTTTATCAAGACATATACATTGGGGCTTTAATATAAAAAAATTAATCATTCATAACACTTATTTTGTACTTAGACAGAAAGTAACACTAATAAAAACTAGGATTAAAAATATAAGAACTAAGCAGACAAACAACAAAGCCCGCAACGACCTACTTTTCCAACATCCCAGTAAGGGAGAGTATCATCAGCCAGGACGAGCTTAGCTTCTTGGTTCGAGATGGAGCAAGGCGTTTCCTCGTCTGTATAGTCACGGGCAGTGTTAAATAAAAGATATATTATATAAATCTCTTATTTAACACTACTAAATAAAGTTAAAAGTCATAAACAAAGTTTTATAAAAACATATCTTATTAAGTTTTTACCCTTAACAAGGAAGTGATGCTTATTAAAAGATAAGCAGACGAGCTATTAGTACTGGTCAGCTAAAGGACTTTCATCCATTACACACCCAGCCTATCAAACACATAGTCTATATGAGCTCTTAAAAGAAGATTCATCTTGGAGTTGGCTTCCTGCTTAGATGCTTTCAGCAGTTATCACATCCCAACATAGCTACCGAGCGGTGCCCTTGGCAGGACAACTCGTACACCAGTGGTTGGTTCGACCCGGTCCTCTCGTACTAGGGTCAACTCTCCTCAATCTTCTTACGCCCACGGCAGATAGGGACCGAACTGTCTCACGACGTTCTGAACCCAGCTCGCGTACCGCTTTAAATGGCGAACAGCCATACCCTTGGGACCTGCTCCAGCCCCAGGATGCGATGAGCCGACATCGAGGTGCCAAACCTCCCCGTCGATGTGAGCTCTTGGGGGAGATCAGCCTGTTATCCCCGGGGTACCTTTTATCCTTTGAGCGATGGCCCTTCCACACAGAACCACCGGATCACTAAGACCGACTTTCGTCTCTGCTTGACGTGTATGTCTCGCAGTTAAGCTGGCTTATGCCTTTATACTCTACGAACGATTTCCAACCGTTCTGAGCCAACCTTTGTAAGCCTCCGTTACATTTTGGGAGGCGACCGCCCCAGTCAAACTACCCACCAGACATTGTCCTACTTGAGGATAACTCAAGCTAGTTAGCTATCAGAATAAAAAAGAGCGGTATCTCAACAATGGCTCACCATAAACTGGCGTCTATGGATCAAAGCCTCCCGCCTATCCTGCACATTTTTATCCCAATAGCAGTGTCAAGCTGTAGTAAAGGTCCACGGGGTCTTTCCGTCTTGCCGCGGGTAGGAGGAATTTTCACCTCCACTACAATTTCACTGGATCCCTCTTCGAGACAGCTCCCATCTCGTTACGCCATTCATGCAGGTCGATATTTAATCGACAAGGAATTTCGCTACCTTAGGACCGTTATAGTTACGGCCGCCGTTTACTCGGGCTTCGATCAAACGCTTCGCAGAGCTAACGTCATCAATTAACCTTCGAGCACCGGGCAGGCGTCACACCCTATACATCCTCTTACGAGTTAGCAGAGTGCTGTGTTTTTGGTAAACAGTCGGGAGGGACTCTTTGTTGTAACCTTCAATGCTTACGGAGTAAATCCTTCACAAAGTTAGGCACACCTTATACCGAAGATACGGTGCTATTTTGCAGAGTTCCTTGAAGAGAGTTCTTCCACGCGCCTTAGAATACTCATCCCACCCACCTGTGTCGGTTTACGGTACGGGCAACTATAACTAAACTTAGAAACTTTTCTTGGCTCGACAGTATCAAGGATTTACGATTCATTCCGAAGAACTTCACGCACCTGTAAGGCCTCGGCTTAAAGGAGTTCGGATTTGCCTGAACTCCAACCTGCACCTTTCGACCAGCACTACCATCCGCTGGCTCCTCTAACTCTAAGCGTCCTTCCATCGCACATTATAGTTGGCATTGGAATATTAACCAATTTTCCATCGCATACCCCTTTCGGACTTTGCTTAGGACCCGGCTAACCCTACGATGACGAGCATCGCGTAGGAAACCTTGGGTTTACGGCGTTGGGGATTCTCACCCCAATTATCGCTACTCATGCCTGCATGCTCACTTGTATTCGCTCCAGCACTCCTTACCGGTATACCTTCAACGCAAATACAACGCTCTCCTACCACTTAGTAAAACTAAGTCTAAAGCTTCGGTACTCATTTTAGCCCCGTTATATTTTCCGCGCAGAATCACTAGACCAGTGAGCTATTACGCTTTCTTTAAAGGATGGCTGCTTCTAAGCCAACCTCCTGGTTGTTTAAGTAACTCCACATCGTTTTCCACTTAAATGAGATTTAGGGACCTTAGCTGTTAGTCTGGGTTGTTCCCCTCTCGACGACGGATTTTATCACTCGCCGCCTGACTGCCATGATTACACACTAGGTATTCGGAGTTTGATAGGGTTTGGTACATTGGTGTATGCCCTAGCCCATTCAGTGCTCTACCCCCTAGTGTTACTACATGACGCTATACCTAAATATATTTCGGAGAGAACCAGCTATCACGATGTTTGATTGGCCTTTCACCCCTATCCACAAGTCATCCCATAGCTTTTCAACGCTAGCGGGTTCGGTCCTCCGCCGGTTCTTACACCGGTTTCAACCTGCTCATGGATAGATCACATCGTTTCGGGTCTGCAACGTCTGACTAAACGCCCTATTAAGACTCGCTTTCGCTACGGCTCCGGGTTTCCTTAACCTCGCCAGACATCACAACTCGCAGGCTCATTATGCAAAAGGCAGTCCATCACCCTGATAAATCATAGGGCTCTGAATGATTGTAAGCAAATGGTTTCAGGTTCTATTTCACTCTGATCACCTCAGTTCTTTTCACCTTTCCCTCACGGTACTTGTGCACTATCGGTCTAGTAGTAGTATTTAGGGTTGGATAGTGGTCTACCCAGCTTCAGACAGAATATCACGTGTTCCGCCCTACTCAGGATACTGCTAAGTAAAACAAAGCTTTCATATACGGGGGTATCACCCTCTGTGCCTAACCTTTCCAGGTCGTTCTATTAGCTAAGTTTAGTCTATATTGCAGTCCTACAACCCCACTAGTAAACTAGTGGTTTGCCCTCTTACGCGTTCGCTCGC
Protein-coding regions in this window:
- the pseB gene encoding UDP-N-acetylglucosamine 4,6-dehydratase (inverting), which translates into the protein MFNNKSILITGGTGSFGKKYTEILLKKYKPKRLVIYSRDELKQYEMAQMFKDKAMRFFIGDVRDYKRLRTAMNGIDYVIHAAAMKHVPIAEYNPMECIKTNIDGAQNVIDASLECGVSKVIALSTDKACNPVNLYGATKLASDKLFVAANNIVGEKKTRFSVVRYGNVVGSRGSVVPLFKKLIAQGEQELPVTHEKMTRFWITLEQGVNFVLKNFERMKGGEIFIPKIPSMTMVDLAKALAPDLGIKIIGIRPGEKMHEMMISRDDAHLTYEFDDYYVISPSIQFTMAQDFSTNALHQKGKPVSEDFEYSSNTNKIWLDRAGLLEMIGDGK
- the dcd gene encoding dCTP deaminase — encoded protein: MGLKADSWIRKMSVEKKMIVPFAEEQVGRGVVSYGVSSYGYDIRVGDEFKIFTNIGGTVVDPKNFDEKNVVDFKGDVCIVPPNSFALARTVEYFNMPDNVLAICLGKSTYARCGIIVNVTPFEPGFKGHITIEISNTTPLPAKIYANEGIAQVLFIEGDEPCEVTYADKNGKYQAQEGITLPRILK
- a CDS encoding DUF3737 family protein; this encodes MQERNAETFTGERAMFGAKGVKFTNCIFEDGESPLKHSSNLKLNECVFAYKYPLWYASDITLNSGYLEPLARAGMWYSKNLSFKDVLINAPKSFRKSSQILLENVNFSDASETLWGCVDVKLKNVFARGDYFAANSENLEVDGLSLDGNYCFDGCKNLRITNSKLISKDAFWNCENVLAQNCLISGEYLAWNAKNVTLVNCTIKSLQALCYVENLVVKDCIFMDTSLAFEYSSLNVSTKSTVKSVKNPKSGVIRAGKIEEIIIDGSLVDTSKIEIITDEI
- a CDS encoding YcxB family protein, which translates into the protein MQNEKFRAKFSIKNDAKFKKLLHEVSRTVYKKNKFVFLMRAIELPFAVLCGVAMVALFDISGHELIVYSDMDDISTLARNLAIVLCVGVILLYIYAAVVKPVLFTRAIYSNIDVEREQEIVIYDDEVLFVTATSTVHFSFSAFLGTCETDDFLALILKEGSFLQIPKESLNEKAQEILEFLKEKIG
- a CDS encoding SU10 major capsid protein, with product MAITTTGFQAPATKREGLKPSVYDKIILIGADETPILKLIGTSSVKGIEHSWLTDSLAAPKKNAQLEISDFDDQIKSSVQKTSNAVQIFTSNVSVSRSMQAVATYGGKELERETAKRAKEHKLDMEYAIFGLGRDADVKKSVFKAPSVRTDATAGEMAGLFYFLAKGAAAFASGKRGNVVAFDSSGDWKGTPAALTETILSQLLQNIWDAGTTPKDVFIGADLKPAINKIVFRYLFRRQLIILILKFIAERLMFGIAKAIISMFLENFV